One part of the Tenacibaculum sp. 190130A14a genome encodes these proteins:
- a CDS encoding DUF349 domain-containing protein produces the protein MLENNEEKVNIQQESQEKINDAVDVVENEVANAAEKDDEKHQIPMLDYASMELEKLVEELQKLLESYPVQQLKANVDSLKFAFNSKFGKLLAEKKEAFLAEGGNSIDFQFSSPVKSEYNKLLGEYKTKRDAYYNQLEKQLKENLEKRNTLIEELKQLIENANSNTMYNDFQQIQNRWKAIGPVSKTKYNDTWKTFHHHVERFYDLLHLNKDLRELDFKHNLDEKLKLIERAEGLLKIEDVNVAFKELQLLHKMWKEEVGPVSKEYREEVWGKFSAATKKLHDKRHDHYRNLKSKYQEMIDAKLLVVAEINAFDTSGNKTHKDWQKSITEIESLRQKYFDIGKLPYSKSEAVWQQFKEATKKFNAAKNAFYKSEKSAQSTNLKKKMELVELAESLKDSEDWDETTNTMKRIQSDWKKIGHVPRKYSDDIWNRFKGACNHYFDRLHERKNELNKEQQVVVDAKKAFIEELKEKESISLDEVKEAIGQWKDLGFLPRNARHLDGKFNKVIDAHLEKQNLSREEIAMLKFKNVVDTYLAQEDYRKLDSEQLFLRRKIDETVREMQQLENNLSFISNATEDNPLVKNVRAGIQGFKDELDIWQAKLDYLRGLNY, from the coding sequence ATGTTAGAAAACAACGAAGAGAAGGTAAATATTCAACAAGAAAGTCAAGAAAAAATTAATGATGCGGTAGATGTTGTAGAGAATGAAGTTGCAAATGCAGCTGAAAAGGATGATGAGAAACATCAAATTCCGATGCTTGATTATGCTTCAATGGAATTGGAAAAATTAGTAGAAGAACTTCAAAAGTTACTTGAAAGTTATCCAGTTCAACAGTTAAAAGCAAATGTTGATTCTTTAAAGTTTGCCTTTAATTCTAAGTTTGGAAAATTACTAGCAGAAAAGAAAGAAGCATTTTTAGCTGAAGGAGGTAACTCCATAGATTTTCAATTTTCCAGTCCTGTAAAATCGGAATATAATAAGCTTTTAGGAGAATATAAAACTAAAAGAGATGCATATTACAATCAGCTAGAAAAACAATTAAAAGAAAATTTAGAAAAGCGAAACACCTTAATTGAAGAATTAAAACAATTAATTGAAAACGCGAATTCTAATACAATGTACAATGACTTCCAACAAATTCAAAATCGTTGGAAAGCTATTGGACCAGTTTCTAAAACAAAATACAACGATACATGGAAAACGTTTCATCATCATGTAGAGCGTTTTTATGATTTATTACACCTTAATAAAGATTTAAGAGAACTTGACTTTAAACATAATTTAGATGAAAAGTTAAAGTTAATTGAAAGAGCAGAAGGTCTTTTAAAAATAGAAGATGTAAATGTTGCATTTAAAGAGTTGCAACTATTACACAAAATGTGGAAAGAAGAAGTAGGTCCAGTAAGTAAGGAGTACAGAGAAGAAGTATGGGGTAAATTTAGTGCTGCAACGAAAAAATTACATGATAAGCGTCATGACCATTATCGTAACTTGAAATCAAAGTATCAAGAAATGATTGATGCTAAGTTGTTAGTAGTTGCTGAAATTAATGCGTTTGATACTTCTGGAAATAAAACTCATAAAGATTGGCAAAAAAGTATCACGGAAATAGAAAGTCTTCGTCAAAAATATTTTGATATAGGAAAACTTCCTTATAGTAAAAGTGAAGCTGTCTGGCAACAGTTTAAAGAAGCTACTAAAAAATTCAACGCTGCAAAAAATGCATTTTATAAGTCAGAAAAAAGTGCACAAAGTACCAATTTAAAAAAGAAAATGGAATTGGTAGAGTTAGCTGAAAGTCTTAAAGATAGTGAAGATTGGGATGAAACTACAAATACAATGAAACGTATTCAATCTGATTGGAAAAAGATTGGTCATGTTCCTCGTAAATATTCAGATGATATTTGGAATCGTTTTAAAGGTGCTTGTAATCATTATTTTGATAGGTTGCACGAACGTAAGAACGAGCTTAATAAAGAGCAACAAGTAGTTGTTGATGCAAAGAAAGCTTTTATTGAAGAGTTAAAAGAAAAAGAATCGATTTCTTTAGATGAGGTAAAAGAAGCTATTGGACAATGGAAGGATTTAGGATTTTTACCAAGAAATGCACGCCACTTAGATGGTAAGTTTAATAAGGTTATTGATGCACATTTAGAAAAGCAAAATTTAAGTAGAGAAGAAATAGCAATGCTTAAGTTTAAGAATGTAGTTGATACGTATTTAGCTCAGGAAGATTATAGAAAATTAGATAGTGAACAGTTGTTTTTAAGAAGAAAGATAGATGAAACGGTTCGTGAAATGCAGCAGTTAGAAAATAACTTAAGTTTTATTTCTAATGCTACAGAAGATAATCCGTTAGTTAAGAATGTACGTGCTGGAATCCAAGGTTTCAAAGACGAATTGGATATATGGCAAGCGAAATTAGATTATTTAAGAGGATTGAATTATTAA
- the aroE gene encoding shikimate dehydrogenase (AroE; catalyzes the conversion of shikimate to 3-dehydroshikimate), whose protein sequence is MEKKESKNIFALVGRNISYSFSRQYFNTKFEKENLENNEYINFDIEEIGELPKKIEEYKKVLKGMNVTIPYKLEVFNYLDKFDKKALRVGAVNTIKITKKGKLKGFNTDIYGFKKSLKPLLKKEHSKALILGTGGASKAVAYVLDDLNIKYKFVSRSPEGKKQITYDEISKDTLNEYKLLINCTPLGTFPNIENCPNIPYEHLTEGHLLYDLIYNPEQTTFLQKGVEKGATIKNGYEMLELQAEKAWRIWNS, encoded by the coding sequence ATGGAAAAAAAAGAAAGTAAAAACATTTTTGCTTTAGTAGGACGTAATATATCTTATTCATTTTCTCGCCAATACTTCAATACAAAATTCGAAAAGGAAAACTTAGAGAATAATGAATACATCAATTTTGATATTGAAGAAATTGGAGAACTTCCAAAGAAAATAGAGGAATACAAAAAAGTATTAAAAGGAATGAATGTAACAATTCCTTATAAACTAGAAGTTTTCAATTATTTAGACAAGTTTGATAAAAAAGCTTTAAGAGTAGGAGCAGTAAATACTATCAAAATTACAAAGAAAGGAAAGCTTAAAGGATTTAATACAGATATTTACGGATTTAAAAAATCTCTTAAACCTTTATTAAAGAAAGAACACTCTAAGGCGTTAATACTTGGAACTGGAGGAGCTTCGAAAGCTGTAGCTTATGTATTAGATGATTTAAATATAAAATACAAATTTGTTTCTCGTAGCCCAGAGGGTAAAAAACAAATAACGTATGATGAGATTTCAAAAGATACTTTAAATGAGTATAAATTATTAATTAATTGTACCCCTCTCGGTACTTTTCCAAATATTGAAAATTGTCCAAACATACCATATGAGCATTTAACTGAAGGGCATTTATTATATGATTTAATTTACAATCCAGAGCAAACAACTTTTTTACAAAAGGGAGTAGAGAAGGGTGCTACAATAAAGAATGGCTATGAAATGTTAGAGTTACAGGCAGAGAAGGCTTGGAGAATCTGGAACTCATAG
- a CDS encoding DUF368 domain-containing protein, with protein sequence MYKERTFLEKVNLFLKGLTMGGANKVPGVSGGMVAFVMGFYEELIFTFQRINVKAFKLLLNGRFKSFSQYTNLEFLSYVMIGSMFSYFSVSLILDYFLKNYELYVWSWFFGMIIGSIYYISKDFGDWRPKTVFFLLMGAAIGLSISFMTPAKENDNLWFVFLCGIIGVSGMTLPGLSGSFILILLGNYVLLLVDSVNVLGSVITQLLSGNTEVLKDAVKVRYLKIISVFTLGSAFGLVSISHVLGYVLKRWHQIVTALIIGFITGSLGNVWPWKETIYKTVEGTYIFDKKGNKIVENYQRFMPEFNSKETWLAIGFILFGILLILFIDYYGKKRK encoded by the coding sequence ATGTATAAAGAACGTACATTTTTAGAAAAGGTAAATCTATTTTTAAAGGGATTAACCATGGGAGGAGCTAACAAAGTACCTGGAGTTTCTGGGGGAATGGTAGCTTTTGTGATGGGGTTTTATGAAGAACTTATTTTTACTTTTCAGCGTATTAATGTAAAGGCATTTAAGTTGCTGCTAAATGGTCGTTTTAAAAGCTTTTCACAATACACTAATTTAGAGTTTTTGTCTTATGTAATGATAGGTAGTATGTTTAGTTACTTCAGTGTATCATTAATATTAGATTACTTTTTAAAAAATTATGAACTCTATGTTTGGTCGTGGTTTTTTGGAATGATTATCGGTTCGATATATTATATTTCAAAAGATTTTGGAGATTGGAGACCTAAGACTGTCTTTTTCTTGTTAATGGGTGCAGCAATTGGATTAAGCATAAGTTTTATGACCCCTGCAAAAGAAAATGACAATTTATGGTTTGTCTTTTTATGTGGAATCATAGGTGTATCTGGAATGACATTACCTGGTTTATCAGGTTCCTTTATTTTAATTTTATTAGGTAATTACGTATTGTTATTAGTAGATAGCGTTAATGTATTAGGTAGTGTTATCACACAGCTTTTATCGGGTAATACAGAAGTGTTAAAAGATGCAGTAAAGGTGCGTTATTTGAAAATAATTAGTGTTTTTACCTTAGGGTCGGCATTTGGATTGGTATCTATATCACATGTATTGGGTTACGTGTTAAAACGATGGCATCAAATTGTAACAGCTCTAATTATAGGCTTTATAACTGGATCTTTAGGAAATGTATGGCCATGGAAAGAAACAATATACAAAACTGTCGAAGGAACTTATATTTTTGACAAAAAAGGAAATAAAATTGTAGAAAACTACCAAAGGTTTATGCCAGAGTTTAATTCAAAAGAAACATGGTTAGCTATTGGGTTTATTTTATTTGGAATACTATTAATACTATTTATCGATTATTATGGAAAAAAAAGAAAGTAA
- a CDS encoding DUF368 domain-containing protein, with amino-acid sequence MKRTIKDYFLISLKGVAMGAADVVPGVSGGTIAFISGIYEELLGSISNINLELLKVLKEQGIKEAWKKLNGSFLLSLLIGIAISIVSLAKVISWLLDNQPIMLWSFFFGLVLASVIYIAKQITKWNVITIILLLIGSFAAYKITTLNPMVSENSSPLFLFLSGALAICAMILPGISGSFILVLLGAYKEVLNAVNNRDLGKIALIATGAIVGLLLFSRVLKWLFNNYKNYTLAVLTGFIIGSLNKIWPWKEVLSYRTNSHGEKVPFNELSISPFSFEGNPQILQASLLALLGFGMILLLEKLAVKKQ; translated from the coding sequence ATGAAACGAACAATTAAAGATTACTTCTTAATTAGTTTAAAAGGAGTAGCAATGGGAGCTGCAGATGTGGTTCCAGGAGTGTCTGGTGGAACCATAGCATTTATTTCCGGGATTTATGAAGAATTATTAGGGTCTATTAGTAATATAAATTTAGAGTTACTAAAAGTTTTAAAGGAACAAGGGATTAAAGAAGCTTGGAAGAAGTTAAATGGGAGTTTTTTGTTGTCTTTATTAATAGGTATTGCAATAAGTATTGTATCATTAGCTAAAGTGATTTCTTGGCTGTTAGATAATCAACCTATCATGTTATGGTCATTTTTCTTTGGGTTAGTATTGGCAAGTGTTATTTACATTGCTAAACAGATTACTAAATGGAATGTAATTACCATTATTCTTTTATTGATAGGTAGTTTTGCAGCTTATAAAATAACGACTTTAAACCCAATGGTTTCTGAAAATTCATCACCGTTATTTTTGTTTCTTTCAGGAGCTTTGGCTATTTGTGCAATGATTTTACCTGGAATTTCAGGATCTTTTATTTTGGTGTTGTTGGGAGCTTATAAGGAAGTGTTGAATGCTGTAAATAATAGAGATTTAGGTAAAATTGCTTTAATAGCGACAGGAGCTATAGTTGGATTATTGTTGTTTTCAAGAGTTTTAAAATGGCTTTTCAATAATTATAAAAATTATACCCTAGCGGTTTTAACAGGATTTATTATTGGTTCGTTGAATAAAATTTGGCCTTGGAAAGAGGTGTTGAGTTATAGAACCAATTCACATGGAGAAAAAGTGCCTTTTAATGAGTTGTCAATTTCTCCTTTCTCATTTGAAGGAAACCCGCAAATTCTTCAAGCTTCGTTATTAGCATTATTAGGTTTTGGTATGATTTTACTTTTAGAAAAATTAGCCGTTAAAAAGCAGTAA